The proteins below come from a single Leptotrichia sp. oral taxon 223 genomic window:
- the recR gene encoding recombination mediator RecR, giving the protein MKKLDDLIDVFAKLPGIGRKSAARIAFDVLDKSEADIDRMLEIIKDSHTNIKHCEICGNLSENDICEICANEKRDKEVICVVEGVRDVIAFEKSETYNGLYHVLGGKIDPLNGVTIEDLNLRKLMDRLNGDVKEVILALNPDLEGETTSLYLTKFLKDKNVKISKIASGIPMGGNIEYTDMATLGRSLEGRVNVDDVD; this is encoded by the coding sequence GTGAAAAAACTTGATGATTTGATAGATGTTTTTGCAAAATTACCAGGAATTGGGAGAAAAAGTGCAGCAAGAATTGCGTTTGATGTTTTAGATAAAAGTGAAGCTGATATTGATAGAATGCTTGAAATAATAAAAGATTCACATACTAATATTAAACATTGTGAAATTTGTGGAAATTTATCTGAAAATGACATTTGTGAAATTTGTGCCAACGAGAAAAGAGACAAGGAAGTAATCTGTGTTGTTGAAGGCGTAAGAGATGTAATTGCATTTGAAAAGTCTGAAACGTACAATGGGCTTTATCATGTTCTTGGCGGGAAAATTGATCCATTAAATGGAGTTACTATTGAAGATTTGAATTTGAGAAAACTAATGGATCGTCTAAATGGAGATGTTAAGGAAGTGATATTGGCTTTAAATCCTGATTTGGAAGGGGAAACAACAAGCCTTTATCTAACAAAATTTTTAAAAGATAAAAATGTAAAAATTTCAAAAATTGCCAGTGGAATTCCAATGGGAGGAAATATTGAATACACGGATATGGCGACGCTGGGGAGATCGCTGGAAGGCAGGGTTAATGTGGATGATGTAGATTAA
- a CDS encoding histidinol-phosphatase — translation MNKTNFHTHNYRCEHAVGNVEDYVKVAIREGYAELGISDHAPMPEYYKNNRMKEEDFNGYLKEIKEAQEKYGNKIKIYKSLEIEYFPEFLEKYDRYREKLDYLVLGLHAFRKDGDDTNYNAWKIETGEDVLAYAQFMVEAIESGKFDYIAHPDLYVINYRTWDESCEKAAHMIAKAAEKMDVPLEVNANGIRKTFERHPDWDRYMYPYKEFWEIVKQYNVRAIIGSDAHDFNRMEDREMEIAREFAKEIGLTVIESIF, via the coding sequence ATGAACAAGACAAATTTTCATACTCACAATTACCGATGTGAGCATGCCGTTGGAAACGTGGAAGATTATGTAAAAGTGGCAATTAGGGAAGGCTATGCCGAGCTTGGAATATCAGATCATGCTCCAATGCCTGAATATTACAAAAACAACAGAATGAAAGAAGAAGATTTTAATGGGTATTTAAAGGAAATTAAAGAAGCGCAGGAAAAATACGGAAATAAAATTAAGATTTATAAATCGCTAGAAATTGAATATTTTCCAGAATTTCTTGAAAAATATGATAGATACAGGGAAAAACTGGATTATCTTGTTTTGGGGCTGCACGCTTTTAGAAAAGATGGAGATGACACAAACTATAATGCCTGGAAAATAGAAACAGGAGAAGATGTGCTGGCCTATGCCCAATTTATGGTGGAAGCCATAGAAAGTGGGAAATTCGACTACATCGCACATCCAGATTTGTATGTAATAAATTATCGGACTTGGGATGAAAGCTGCGAAAAAGCCGCACATATGATTGCAAAAGCGGCAGAAAAAATGGATGTACCGCTTGAAGTGAATGCAAACGGAATAAGAAAAACATTTGAAAGACATCCAGACTGGGACAGGTACATGTATCCGTACAAGGAATTCTGGGAAATTGTGAAACAGTACAATGTAAGGGCGATAATTGGTTCGGATGCACATGATTTTAACAGGATGGAAGATAGGGAAATGGAAATTGCGAGGGAATTTGCGAAGGAAATTGGGCTGACTGTGATTGAGAGTATTTTTTGA
- a CDS encoding NUDIX hydrolase → MDNSFKFLKGAKMIHPTTGITLEYLDKSNAVCFVLFNETKEKVILVKQFRPGPKDYSIEACAGLIDGDEKPRVAAFRELKEETGYLEKDVTDIEQLPQGLYVSPGYTTEKLYFFSARLKSDEIKPIEQSLDHGEEVEVIWVDVKDITKVSSDMKTILAVTYFSR, encoded by the coding sequence ATGGATAATAGTTTTAAATTTTTAAAAGGTGCAAAAATGATACATCCTACGACAGGGATAACTTTGGAGTATTTGGACAAATCCAATGCGGTTTGCTTTGTGCTGTTTAATGAAACGAAGGAAAAAGTAATTTTGGTAAAACAGTTTAGGCCTGGACCAAAAGATTATTCAATTGAAGCTTGTGCGGGATTAATTGATGGAGATGAAAAGCCTAGAGTAGCGGCTTTTAGGGAATTGAAGGAGGAAACTGGATATTTGGAAAAAGATGTGACAGATATTGAACAGTTGCCGCAAGGGTTGTATGTGTCGCCAGGATATACTACCGAAAAATTGTATTTTTTCAGCGCAAGACTAAAATCCGATGAGATAAAGCCAATAGAACAGTCGCTTGATCATGGAGAAGAAGTGGAAGTAATATGGGTTGATGTGAAGGATATTACAAAGGTGTCAAGCGATATGAAGACAATACTGGCGGTAACGTATTTTTCAAGATAA
- a CDS encoding SH3 domain-containing protein: MKKVFLISILSLILSAISMGATFMTSSKDNAINIRQSATTDSKVIETIKNGHILESNEKSGDWHKVTYYDSDIKKSFTGYIHNSQLKEIVGKLVITSSEGYSNIREKPTTKSTIKTRLKKGQTVYAISKTDDDWYYIRYNGNEYGYIYGNQVAKK; encoded by the coding sequence ATGAAAAAAGTATTTCTAATTTCAATTTTATCTCTAATTCTTAGTGCAATTTCAATGGGAGCCACATTTATGACTTCCTCAAAGGATAATGCGATTAATATAAGACAATCTGCGACTACTGATTCCAAAGTTATTGAAACTATTAAAAATGGACATATACTGGAAAGTAATGAAAAATCTGGAGATTGGCACAAAGTAACTTATTATGACAGTGATATTAAAAAATCATTTACTGGGTATATTCATAACAGCCAATTAAAAGAAATTGTTGGAAAACTTGTTATAACTTCAAGTGAAGGATATAGCAACATAAGAGAAAAACCAACAACAAAATCTACAATAAAAACTAGATTAAAAAAAGGACAAACAGTTTATGCGATAAGCAAGACAGATGATGACTGGTATTACATAAGATACAATGGGAACGAATATGGTTATATTTATGGTAATCAAGTGGCTAAAAAATAA
- a CDS encoding DUF4272 domain-containing protein, producing the protein MSLWNFFKRKRKTKSGICFSKEKSIEELLKNFLEINADKIKIVTTENGEKLTENTKKFFLELKDGRKVTVVVNPSRDFLLKQQIAVEVFLEKLNSETFKNVDEKEFLEYNSLFIVLEAVNKEEEKDGAKLAEQLANFLGEFHRFIIQKTLNHYHYNGKRMVQDEKKWQISDFIPPLSKRMFSEYEIEMTSDDTDRIRRNIEILKENGLPYDEKMEVNISEKDVKIYKKWDIIRRIVAIVITRLAAETHLEKKEKGQEELAIIVDIFEKRYQFKQVLSEREKNFIENPTDDRELNAEFYFRLESAKMLLWVLSIIDIELQDFNTFCDISVLISGIKNENLKSFARKCEIRSKNKIMDMLDYIYRLNWANVEIKLDGYERIVNESILYFSRLALEWVVQDGKSMDDIVIHT; encoded by the coding sequence ATGAGTCTATGGAATTTTTTTAAACGGAAGAGGAAAACAAAATCAGGAATATGCTTTTCAAAGGAAAAATCAATAGAAGAGCTTTTAAAAAACTTTTTGGAAATTAATGCTGATAAAATTAAAATAGTTACGACAGAAAATGGTGAAAAATTAACTGAAAATACAAAGAAATTTTTTCTTGAACTGAAGGATGGGAGAAAAGTGACTGTAGTGGTAAATCCAAGCCGGGATTTTCTTCTTAAGCAACAAATAGCAGTGGAAGTATTTTTGGAAAAATTAAATTCAGAAACTTTTAAGAATGTAGATGAAAAGGAGTTTTTAGAATACAATAGCCTGTTTATAGTTTTAGAGGCAGTAAATAAGGAAGAAGAGAAGGATGGAGCAAAATTAGCAGAACAGCTTGCGAATTTTTTAGGAGAATTCCATAGATTCATTATACAAAAAACCTTGAACCACTATCACTATAATGGAAAAAGGATGGTTCAAGATGAGAAAAAATGGCAAATTTCAGATTTTATCCCGCCTCTTTCTAAAAGAATGTTTTCTGAATATGAAATTGAAATGACAAGTGATGATACCGATAGAATAAGAAGAAATATTGAAATATTAAAAGAAAATGGACTTCCGTATGATGAAAAAATGGAAGTGAATATATCTGAAAAAGATGTGAAAATATATAAAAAATGGGATATTATAAGAAGAATTGTAGCAATAGTAATAACACGGCTTGCTGCAGAAACACACCTTGAAAAAAAGGAAAAAGGACAGGAAGAGCTGGCTATTATAGTAGATATTTTTGAAAAAAGATACCAGTTTAAGCAAGTTTTATCAGAAAGGGAAAAAAACTTTATTGAAAATCCAACTGATGATAGGGAACTGAATGCAGAGTTTTATTTTAGGCTTGAGTCAGCAAAAATGCTGCTTTGGGTTTTGTCAATTATAGACATTGAATTGCAGGATTTTAACACGTTTTGCGATATTTCAGTTTTGATAAGCGGAATAAAAAATGAGAATTTAAAGTCATTTGCGAGAAAATGCGAAATCCGTTCCAAAAATAAAATTATGGATATGCTTGACTACATATATAGGTTAAACTGGGCAAATGTTGAAATAAAGCTGGATGGATATGAAAGAATTGTAAATGAGAGCATTTTGTATTTTAGCAGACTGGCACTGGAATGGGTAGTTCAGGATGGAAAAAGCATGGATGATATTGTGATTCATACATAA
- a CDS encoding DUF1003 domain-containing protein gives MKSRVEEKNGRLRLENISSGNLKKENIELNKNDVKIQNINGQKEEILKKMLKDADDEAKREEIIHMLLEQKVSKVIKEEKIDKKKLSYKFSNFVGSREFVVLMIMFVALWVGINILFLVIKQFNPYSFVILNVVLSCFMLIFCSLIVFNQNKKKKIDEKKSENDYKVNLKNEIIIEDLHYKLDDLIEKQNEIAKRVSELETKKKVPPAKEKRAYKFIDISEYDTKKNK, from the coding sequence TTGAAAAGCAGGGTTGAAGAAAAAAATGGTAGATTAAGGCTGGAGAATATAAGTTCAGGTAATTTAAAAAAAGAGAATATTGAATTAAATAAAAACGATGTGAAAATACAAAATATAAATGGACAAAAAGAGGAAATATTGAAGAAAATGTTAAAAGATGCGGATGATGAGGCAAAAAGGGAAGAAATTATCCATATGCTGTTGGAACAGAAAGTTTCAAAAGTTATAAAGGAAGAGAAAATTGATAAAAAAAAGTTATCATATAAATTTTCAAATTTTGTTGGAAGCAGGGAATTTGTTGTTTTAATGATAATGTTTGTGGCATTGTGGGTTGGGATAAATATTTTATTTCTTGTGATTAAACAGTTTAATCCGTACTCATTTGTCATATTAAATGTTGTTTTATCTTGTTTTATGCTTATTTTTTGTTCACTTATAGTTTTTAATCAAAATAAGAAGAAAAAAATTGATGAAAAAAAGTCTGAAAATGATTATAAAGTGAATTTAAAAAATGAAATTATAATTGAAGATTTACATTATAAACTGGACGATCTGATTGAGAAGCAAAATGAGATTGCAAAGCGGGTATCAGAACTGGAAACTAAGAAAAAAGTGCCGCCAGCTAAAGAAAAGAGGGCGTATAAGTTTATTGATATTTCGGAGTATGATACAAAAAAAAATAAATAA
- the pfkA gene encoding 6-phosphofructokinase translates to MKKIAILTSGGDSQGMNTAIRAVTKAAINKGMEVYGIRRGYKGMLEDQIFPLTLLDVSGIADKGGTILLSARLPEFKDPEVRAKAAANLKKYGIDGLVVIGGDGSFHGAHYLHKEHGIKTIGIPGTIDNDVAGTDYTVGYDTALNIILDAISKLKDTATSHERTYLVEVMGRNCGDLALYSAIAGGASGVMIPETESSIDDLAEVIKKRRSEGKLYDIIVVAEGVGNVVQIKDELAKKVDTSIRVTILGHIQRGGAPTAFDRILATRLGVKAVELIEEGKGGLMVGIQSEEVTTHKLAYAWENYSKTSAADYAIANMLSL, encoded by the coding sequence ATGAAAAAGATCGCAATTTTAACAAGTGGAGGAGATTCACAAGGAATGAATACAGCAATAAGAGCTGTCACTAAAGCCGCTATAAACAAAGGAATGGAAGTTTATGGCATAAGAAGAGGATACAAAGGTATGCTTGAAGATCAAATTTTTCCATTGACATTACTAGATGTAAGTGGAATTGCTGATAAAGGAGGGACAATTTTATTATCAGCCAGATTGCCGGAATTTAAAGATCCTGAAGTTAGAGCAAAAGCTGCGGCTAATTTGAAAAAATACGGAATTGACGGACTAGTTGTAATTGGTGGGGATGGTTCATTCCATGGGGCGCATTACTTGCATAAAGAACATGGTATTAAAACAATTGGAATACCAGGAACTATTGATAATGACGTAGCTGGAACTGACTATACAGTTGGTTATGATACAGCGTTAAATATTATATTAGATGCCATTTCAAAATTAAAAGATACTGCTACTTCTCACGAAAGAACATATTTAGTGGAAGTAATGGGAAGAAACTGTGGAGATTTGGCTCTTTATTCTGCAATAGCAGGTGGAGCAAGCGGAGTTATGATTCCAGAAACTGAAAGTTCAATTGACGACTTGGCAGAAGTAATTAAAAAAAGACGTTCAGAGGGTAAATTATACGATATAATCGTTGTTGCTGAAGGTGTAGGTAATGTTGTGCAAATTAAAGACGAATTGGCTAAAAAAGTTGATACAAGCATAAGAGTTACTATTTTGGGACATATTCAAAGAGGTGGAGCGCCTACTGCATTTGATAGAATTTTAGCAACAAGGTTGGGTGTTAAAGCAGTTGAATTAATTGAAGAAGGAAAAGGCGGATTAATGGTTGGAATTCAAAGTGAAGAAGTAACAACTCATAAATTAGCTTACGCTTGGGAAAATTATTCAAAAACCTCTGCAGCTGATTATGCAATAGCAAATATGCTATCATTATAA
- a CDS encoding ABC-F family ATP-binding cassette domain-containing protein, which translates to MISTSNLSVQFGGRKLFDEVNIKFTEGNCYGIIGPNGAGKSTFLKVLTGELDSTSGEVIIEKNKRLSFLKQDHFAYEDEEVLNVVMMGHAKLYDIMLQKNALYAKTEFTEEDGNLAAELEGEFAELDGWEAETNAEKFLIGLGIPAELHHKLMKELTEPEKVKVLLAQAIFGNPDILLLDEPTNGLDLHAVKWLEDFLMELENTTVLVVSHDRHFLNKVCTHIADIDYGKIKMFVGNYDFWYESNQLMQELIRNQNKKMEQKKKELQDFIARFSANASKSKQATSRKKQLEKLQFEDMQVSNRKYPYIEFKPEREAGNNMLKVENLTKTIDGEKILDNISFTVNTGDKVVILSKNDIAKTTLFQILAGELEPDSGSVEWGVTTSQSYFPKDNSAFFEDVDLSLIDWLRQFSTDQHEEYVRGFLGRMLFSGEEAKKKAKVLSGGEKVRCMLSKMMLSSANVLLLDNPTDHLDLEAITSLNKSLERFDGTILFTTHDHEFIQTIANKIIEITPKGILEKEMEYDDYLNDETVEARLNEMYS; encoded by the coding sequence TTGATTTCAACAAGTAATTTATCTGTTCAGTTTGGTGGACGAAAACTTTTTGATGAAGTAAATATTAAGTTTACAGAAGGGAACTGTTACGGTATTATTGGACCGAATGGAGCTGGCAAGTCAACTTTTTTAAAAGTTTTGACTGGGGAACTTGATTCTACTTCTGGAGAAGTTATTATAGAAAAAAATAAAAGGCTATCATTTCTAAAACAGGATCACTTTGCCTATGAAGATGAGGAAGTGCTAAATGTAGTAATGATGGGACACGCAAAATTATATGATATTATGCTGCAAAAAAATGCTTTGTACGCAAAAACTGAATTTACTGAAGAAGATGGAAATTTAGCGGCTGAACTTGAGGGGGAATTTGCAGAGCTAGATGGCTGGGAAGCTGAAACAAATGCCGAAAAATTTCTAATTGGACTAGGAATTCCTGCTGAACTGCATCACAAGCTGATGAAGGAATTAACAGAGCCTGAAAAGGTAAAAGTATTGCTTGCACAGGCTATTTTTGGAAATCCTGATATTTTATTGTTAGACGAGCCTACAAATGGACTTGACTTACATGCTGTAAAATGGCTTGAAGATTTTCTGATGGAGCTGGAAAACACAACTGTCCTTGTCGTTTCGCACGACAGACACTTTTTAAACAAAGTTTGCACCCATATTGCCGACATTGATTATGGAAAAATTAAAATGTTCGTTGGAAACTATGATTTCTGGTATGAGTCAAATCAATTAATGCAGGAATTAATCAGAAACCAGAATAAGAAGATGGAGCAAAAGAAAAAAGAGCTGCAAGACTTCATTGCCCGTTTCTCTGCCAACGCCTCAAAATCAAAACAGGCTACAAGCCGTAAAAAACAGCTGGAAAAATTACAATTTGAAGATATGCAAGTTTCCAACAGAAAATATCCGTATATTGAATTTAAGCCTGAAAGGGAAGCTGGAAACAATATGTTAAAAGTTGAGAATTTAACAAAAACCATTGACGGAGAAAAAATTCTTGACAATATCTCATTTACAGTAAATACTGGGGATAAAGTTGTTATCTTATCCAAAAATGATATAGCCAAGACTACTCTTTTCCAAATTCTTGCTGGAGAACTGGAGCCTGATTCAGGATCTGTTGAATGGGGAGTTACAACTTCACAAAGCTATTTCCCAAAAGACAACTCAGCATTTTTTGAAGATGTAGATTTATCACTAATTGACTGGTTAAGACAATTTTCAACTGATCAGCACGAAGAATATGTACGTGGATTTTTAGGAAGAATGTTATTTTCAGGAGAAGAGGCAAAGAAAAAAGCTAAAGTGCTTTCTGGAGGGGAAAAAGTCCGTTGCATGCTTTCAAAAATGATGCTATCCAGCGCAAATGTCCTATTATTAGACAACCCGACAGATCACTTGGATCTCGAAGCAATTACATCGTTAAATAAGTCGCTGGAAAGATTTGACGGAACAATTTTATTCACAACACACGATCACGAATTTATTCAGACAATTGCAAATAAAATCATTGAAATTACTCCAAAAGGAATTTTGGAAAAAGAAATGGAATATGATGATTATTTAAATGACGAAACTGTTGAAGCAAGATTGAATGAAATGTATAGTTAA
- the pykF gene encoding pyruvate kinase PykF, whose amino-acid sequence MKIKMTKVVCTIGPKTESVEMLTKLVESGMNVMRLNFSHGDFEEHGARIKNIREVMKKTGKEVGILLDTKGPEIRTGKLEGGKDVLLETGKKVTITTDYSFVGNAQKFAVSYPGIVDDLYEGTTVLLDDGLVGLKVESVDKAAGEVHCVVTNTGELGETKGVNLPDVSVGLPALAEKDIADLKFGCEQGVDFVAASFIRKASDVAEVRKVLDDNGGKNIQIIPKIESQEGVDNFDEILELSDGIMVARGDLGVEVPAEEVPFMQKMMIRKCNRAGKPVITATQMLDSMIRNPRPTRAEAGDVANAILDGTDAVMLSGESAKGKYPVEAVKMMATISKRTDEFKKFKIIETPEGSDITVTEAISSGAVSTSHALDAKLIVCWTKTGRSPRMIRKYGPTVPIIALTDNEQTARQLALVRGVRAYVEKGLDKTDDFFARAREIAADHEEANKGDLVVMVTGISKEGTTNTFRVERVGE is encoded by the coding sequence ATGAAAATCAAAATGACTAAAGTTGTTTGTACCATTGGTCCAAAAACTGAAAGCGTTGAAATGTTGACAAAATTAGTGGAAAGTGGAATGAACGTAATGAGATTGAACTTTTCACATGGAGATTTTGAAGAACATGGAGCAAGAATTAAAAATATTAGAGAAGTAATGAAAAAAACAGGTAAAGAAGTAGGGATTTTATTAGATACAAAAGGACCTGAAATCAGAACTGGAAAATTAGAAGGTGGAAAAGACGTATTATTGGAAACTGGTAAAAAAGTAACTATCACTACTGATTATTCTTTCGTTGGAAATGCTCAAAAATTTGCAGTTTCTTATCCTGGAATTGTTGATGACTTATATGAAGGAACAACAGTTTTATTAGACGACGGTCTAGTTGGATTAAAAGTTGAAAGCGTAGACAAAGCAGCTGGAGAAGTTCACTGTGTTGTTACGAATACTGGAGAATTAGGAGAAACTAAAGGTGTAAACTTGCCGGATGTTTCAGTTGGATTGCCAGCATTAGCTGAAAAAGATATTGCTGATTTGAAATTTGGTTGTGAACAAGGTGTTGACTTTGTAGCGGCTTCGTTTATAAGAAAAGCTTCTGACGTTGCTGAAGTGAGAAAAGTATTGGATGACAACGGTGGAAAAAATATTCAAATTATTCCTAAAATTGAAAGCCAAGAAGGTGTTGATAACTTTGATGAAATCTTGGAATTAAGTGATGGAATCATGGTTGCAAGAGGAGATTTAGGGGTAGAAGTGCCTGCTGAAGAAGTTCCATTCATGCAAAAAATGATGATTAGAAAATGTAACAGAGCTGGAAAACCAGTTATTACAGCAACACAAATGTTAGATTCAATGATTAGAAACCCACGTCCTACAAGAGCAGAAGCAGGAGATGTTGCTAATGCTATCTTGGATGGTACAGATGCAGTTATGTTGTCAGGAGAATCTGCAAAAGGTAAATATCCAGTAGAAGCTGTTAAAATGATGGCTACTATTTCAAAAAGAACAGATGAATTTAAAAAATTCAAGATAATCGAAACTCCAGAAGGTTCAGATATTACTGTTACAGAAGCAATTTCAAGTGGTGCAGTAAGCACTTCTCATGCATTGGATGCTAAATTAATCGTATGTTGGACAAAAACTGGAAGATCACCAAGAATGATTAGAAAATACGGGCCAACTGTACCAATTATCGCTTTGACAGACAATGAACAGACTGCTAGACAATTGGCATTAGTAAGAGGAGTTAGAGCTTACGTAGAAAAAGGATTGGATAAAACAGATGACTTTTTTGCAAGAGCAAGAGAAATTGCAGCTGACCATGAAGAAGCTAACAAAGGTGATTTAGTAGTAATGGTAACTGGAATTTCTAAAGAAGGAACAACTAATACATTCAGAGTAGAAAGAGTTGGAGAATAA
- a CDS encoding PD-(D/E)XK nuclease domain-containing protein has translation MTFSNLESNYGKNISQNKVQEKLQEECTLALKQITEKEYISALKNAGVENILKIGVAFLGKEMEVKFER, from the coding sequence ATGACTTTTTCAAATTTGGAATCAAATTATGGGAAAAATATAAGTCAAAATAAGGTTCAGGAAAAATTGCAAGAGGAATGTACACTTGCATTGAAGCAAATTACTGAGAAAGAATATATTTCAGCACTTAAAAATGCAGGAGTTGAGAATATTTTAAAAATTGGAGTGGCATTTTTAGGAAAAGAAATGGAAGTTAAATTTGAAAGATAA
- the thrC gene encoding threonine synthase, which translates to MNYKSTRGGELQSSTFATLHGLANGGGLYIPEKLPDVKLTYDELKGLSYQELSEKIIKLFFTEFSDEEIKKAVNSAYNSSTFNDENIVPVHKLNEKVSFGELFHGRTLAFKDLALSLFPYLLLLSKEKQKENKKILILAATSGDTGKAALEGFKDVDGINIVVFYPKNGVSPMQEEQMRKQLGNNVEIVAINGNFDDAQSAIKVIFSSEEFKKYANNYNVMFSSANSINIGRLFPQIIYYVSTYVNLIKAGTIKPNEEFNVVVPTGNFGNILAGFITKKLGIPIRKFISASNKNKVLADFFQTGIYNKNRDFYATNSPSMDILLSSNFERYLYYALNENSERVNELITNLLSGGELSVTKEELKNIQNEFYGEFANDDETVNAIKSVYENYHYLMDPHTAVAYSVYEKLSEKKLDKNFHTVIMSTAHPFKFPAPIAKALGIDETKEPYAILDEVSKITGVKFPEKLTEVRNSEIRFSNVIDKAEIQDFVKKYIKNLK; encoded by the coding sequence ATGAATTATAAAAGCACAAGAGGCGGCGAGTTACAAAGCTCAACTTTTGCCACATTACATGGACTTGCAAATGGCGGAGGACTTTATATTCCTGAAAAATTGCCAGATGTGAAATTGACTTACGATGAATTGAAAGGCTTATCTTACCAGGAACTTTCAGAAAAAATTATAAAATTATTTTTTACAGAATTTTCAGACGAAGAAATAAAAAAGGCTGTGAATAGTGCCTATAACAGCTCCACTTTCAATGACGAAAATATTGTCCCTGTACATAAATTAAATGAAAAAGTGAGTTTTGGAGAACTGTTCCACGGAAGAACATTGGCATTTAAAGATTTGGCACTTTCATTATTTCCATATTTACTGCTTTTGAGCAAGGAAAAACAAAAAGAAAACAAAAAAATATTGATTCTGGCTGCGACTTCTGGAGATACTGGAAAGGCTGCACTTGAAGGATTTAAAGATGTTGACGGAATTAACATTGTCGTATTTTATCCTAAAAATGGAGTTAGCCCAATGCAGGAAGAACAAATGCGAAAACAGCTTGGAAACAATGTAGAAATAGTTGCAATAAACGGAAACTTTGACGATGCCCAAAGCGCCATAAAAGTCATTTTTTCAAGCGAAGAATTTAAAAAGTACGCAAATAACTACAATGTAATGTTTTCAAGTGCAAACTCAATTAATATCGGAAGATTATTTCCACAAATCATATATTACGTGTCAACTTACGTAAACTTGATAAAGGCTGGAACAATTAAGCCTAACGAAGAATTTAATGTGGTAGTTCCAACTGGGAATTTTGGAAATATTTTAGCTGGATTTATTACCAAAAAACTTGGAATACCGATCAGAAAATTTATTTCAGCTTCAAATAAAAATAAAGTTCTGGCTGACTTCTTCCAAACTGGAATATACAATAAAAATAGAGATTTTTACGCAACAAACTCACCATCAATGGATATTCTTCTTTCTTCAAATTTTGAAAGATACCTGTATTACGCATTAAATGAAAACTCTGAAAGAGTAAACGAATTAATCACAAACTTGCTTTCAGGCGGAGAATTGTCAGTAACTAAAGAAGAATTGAAAAATATTCAAAATGAATTTTACGGAGAATTTGCAAATGATGATGAAACTGTAAATGCAATTAAGAGTGTCTATGAAAATTATCATTATTTAATGGATCCGCACACAGCAGTAGCTTATTCTGTTTATGAAAAGCTGAGTGAAAAAAAGTTGGATAAAAATTTTCACACAGTAATAATGTCAACAGCACATCCTTTCAAATTCCCAGCTCCAATTGCAAAAGCATTGGGAATCGATGAAACGAAAGAGCCTTACGCAATTTTGGATGAAGTATCAAAAATTACTGGCGTAAAATTCCCGGAAAAATTGACAGAAGTGAGAAATTCAGAAATAAGATTTTCAAATGTAATTGATAAGGCTGAAATTCAGGACTTCGTGAAAAAATATATAAAAAATTTGAAATAA
- the cdd gene encoding cytidine deaminase produces the protein MILSEKEILDYIDEINLLLERAYVPYSKFPVAALLIDDNGNKHKGVNVENASFGLTLCAERNAITTAVTQGMKKMKLLVVTGNTPEPISPCGACRQVIREFSDKDTVIILTNRNRKYRITSLEELLPYSFGPEDL, from the coding sequence ATGATTTTAAGTGAAAAAGAAATATTGGATTATATTGATGAAATTAATCTTTTATTGGAAAGAGCATATGTTCCTTATTCAAAATTTCCTGTTGCAGCACTGTTAATTGATGATAATGGAAACAAGCATAAGGGAGTTAATGTCGAAAATGCTTCTTTTGGACTTACACTTTGTGCAGAACGCAATGCGATTACAACGGCGGTTACACAGGGCATGAAAAAAATGAAGCTGCTTGTTGTAACAGGAAATACGCCTGAGCCGATTAGCCCTTGTGGAGCGTGCAGGCAGGTAATAAGAGAATTTTCAGATAAAGACACGGTTATAATTTTAACAAACAGGAATAGAAAGTATAGAATTACTTCATTGGAGGAATTGCTGCCGTATTCATTTGGGCCAGAGGATTTGTAA